One stretch of Prunus persica cultivar Lovell chromosome G1, Prunus_persica_NCBIv2, whole genome shotgun sequence DNA includes these proteins:
- the LOC18791852 gene encoding uncharacterized protein LOC18791852: MRETQQDQLVMAEEQMQQLRSKATELLLREEWKEAVKAYSHFISLCQDQVSKTPEDPEHLLKLYKSLCLALSNRAEARSRLRDFAEALRDCDQALKIESTHFKTLLCKGKILLNLSRYSMALECFKTAQLDPQANGSSVSLNGYLQKCKKLELMSRTGAFDLSEWVVNGFRGKPLEPAEYIGAVQIKKSEIRGRGLFATKNIDAGTLVLVTKAVATERGILPDQNLDENAQLVMWKNFTEKVMDSAAKCSRTRDLISTLSSGEDEDELVVPEINMFKPESEHIGGYPNEKLDVNRILSILDVNSLVEDAISSKVLGKNSDYYGVGLWVLAAFINHSCVPNARRLHVGDYLIVHASRDIKAGEEITFAYFDVLSPLDKRNEMCKTWGFRCDCKRCKFEEDLYSRQDIREIEMGLERGIDAGAAVYRLEEGMRRWTVREREKGYLRASFWDACSQAYSPEKSAKGWGRRIPPMDSVVDSIAEAVGSDERVLKMVVEKLKKGSGGVVEMERALKLGRGVYGKVVKKQAMKTLLGLGVL, from the coding sequence atgagagaaacCCAACAAGATCAGCTAGTAATGGCAGAAGAGCAAATGCAGCAGCTCAGATCCAAAGCCACAGAGCTCCTTCTCAGAGAAGAATGGAAGGAGGCCGTAAAAGCATATTCTCACTTCATCAGCCTCTGCCAAGACCAGGTCTCAAAGACCCCTGAAGACCCAGAACATCTCCTCAAGCTCTATAAATCCCTCTGCTTAGCCCTCTCGAACCGAGCCGAAGCACGATCCAGACTCCGGGATTTTGCAGAGGCCTTGAGGGATTGCGATCAGGCATTGAAAATTGAGAGTACCCATTTCAAGACTCTTCTCTGTAAAGGTAAAATTTTGCTGAATCTGAGCAGGTATTCAATGGCATTGGAATGCTTCAAAACAGCTCAGCTTGATCCTCAGGCTAATGGGAGCTCTGTTAGCCTCAATGGGTACTTGCAGAAATGCAAGAAGCTCGAGTTGATGTCGAGAACTGGAGCTTTTGATCTCTCTGAATGGGTGGTTAACGGGTTTCGCGGAAAGCCTTTGGAGCCTGCTGAGTACATTGGAGCAGTGCAGATAAAGAAATCTGAGATTAGAGGGCGAGGCCTGTTTGCAACAAAGAACATTGATGCTGGAACTTTGGTGTTGGTCACCAAAGCAGTTGCCACAGAGAGGGGTATTTTGCCGGATCAAAATCTGGATGAGAATGCTCAATTGGTCATGTGGAAGAACTTCACTGAAAAAGTTATGGATTCGGCGGCTAAATGTTCAAGAACCCGGGATTTGATCAGTACATTGTCAAGTGGTGAAGATGAGGATGAGCTTGTGGTCCCTGAGATCAATATGTTTAAGCCTGAGTCAGAGCATATTGGTGGCTACCCAAATGAGAAGCTTGATGTGAACAGGATTCTAAGCATCTTGGATGTCAATTCTCTTGTTGAGGATGCAATCTCTTCTAAGGTTTTGGGGAAGAACAGTGACTATTATGGTGTCGGGCTATGGGTACTGGCTGCATTCATCAACCATTCATGTGTTCCCAATGCAAGGCGTTTGCATGTTGGAGATTATCTAATAGTTCATGCTTCCAGAGATATCAAGGCTGGGGAGGAGATAACATTTGCATATTTTGATGTGCTTTCTCCATTGGACAAGCGCAATGAAATGTGCAAGACATGGGGGTTCAGGTGTGATTGTAAGAGATGCAAGTTTGAGGAGGATTTGTATTCAAGGCAAGACATAAGAGAGATTGAGATGGGTCTCGAAAGAGGGATAGATGCTGGTGCTGCAGTTTATAGGCTGGAGGAAGGCATGAGAAGATGGACGGTGAGGGAAAGGGAGAAAGGGTACTTGAGAGCGTCATTTTGGGATGCATGCTCTCAGGCTTATAGCCCAGAGAAGTCGGCAAAGGGGTGGGGAAGACGGATACCACCGATGGATTCGGTGGTCGATAGCATTGCGGAAGCAGTGGGAAGTGATGAGAGGGTGTtgaagatggtggtggagaagTTAAAGAAAGGTAGTGGGGGAGTTGTGGAAATGGAGAGAGCTTTGAAGCTGGGAAGAGGGGTGTATGGGAAAGTAGTGAAAAAGCAAGCAATGAAAACTCTTCTTGGTCTTGGCGTTCTTTAA
- the LOC18789108 gene encoding mitochondrial uncoupling protein 3 — MKPSEDHGAYRKILLASISAMVAETTTFPIDLTKTRLQLHGESVSVGSARPTNGFLVASEIVRQQGPLGLYKGLSPALLRHLFYTPIRIVGYEHLRSSLKTDGGSLSLPAKALSGGLSGVVAQLVASPADLVKVRMQADGRMLRQGLQPRYSGCFDALNKIIRSEGIGGLWKGVFPNVQRAFLVNMGELACYDQAKHFVIKNRISEDNIYAHTLASIMSGLSATALSCPADVVKTRMMNQSRSKQGKIMYNNSYDCLVKTVKVEGLRALWKGFIPTWARLGPWQFVFWVSYEKFRQIAGFSSF, encoded by the exons ATGAAACCGAGCGAAGATCATGGGGCCTACAGGAAGATCTTACTGGCGTCGATCTCAGCCATGGTGGCGGAGACGACGACGTTTCCGATAGACCTGACAAAGACTAGGCTTCAGCTGCACGGCGAGTCGGTGTCGGTGGGATCGGCTCGGCCCACCAACGGGTTCCTAGTGGCCTCTGAGATCGTGCGGCAGCAAGGCCCTCTCGGGCTGTACAAGGGATTGTCTCCTGCACTTCTCAGACACCTCTTCTACACGCCAATTCGGATCGTCGGGTACGAGCACCTCAGAAGCTCACTGAAAACCGATGGTggttccctctctctccccgcTAAAGCTCTCTCCGGTGGGCTTTCCGGCGTCGTTGCTCAG TTGGTGGCAAGCCCCGCAGATCTTGTTAAGGTGAGGATGCAAGCAGATGGTCGTATGTTGAGGCAAGGCCTTCAACCTAGATACTCAGGGTGCTTTGATGCTTTAAACAAGATCATCCGATCAGAGGGCATTGGAGGACTTTGGAAAGGTGTTTTCCCTAATGTCCAAAGAGCATTCTTGGTGAACATGGGAGAATTGGCCTGTTATGATCAGGCGAAACATTTTGTTATCAAAAATCGAATTTCGGAGGATAACATATATGCCCACACTTTGGCATCAATCATGTCAGGCCTTTCAGCAACTGCTTTGAGTTGTCCAGCTGATGTGGTAAAGACGAGAATGATGAACCAGTCTAGAAGCAAACAAGGGAAGATTATGTACAACAATTCCTATGATTGTTTGGTGAAGACTGTCAAAGTTGAGGGTTTAAGAGCATTGTGGAAAGGGTTCATACCTACATGGGCAAGGCTTGGTCCTTGGCAATTTGTGTTTTGGGTCTCATACGAGAAGTTTAGACAAATTGCAGGGTTCTCTTCTTTCTGA
- the LOC18792366 gene encoding cell division cycle and apoptosis regulator protein 1, producing the protein MYSSRGGNAYGQQSYTGQSAYGQNLGPAYAGNSAGGPEGGSQVPMGSRHSSMLVGSEEVDASGYRAHPSAAAHYGGQYSSIYGSAALSSAPQVPPMSTKGSGPSVLESRGGYVPAKPESPKFSSGDYISSSSHGYGHKVDQLYGEKAPDYPAIDRRQFGERQSAYIGRDLQGEPTGRYADSVGFGPQHQSEIYDRIDKAVLLRQEQLLKSQSLQSASLDGSARQADYLAARGAASRHPTQDLTSFGGRMDADPRSLSMLSGSSYGGQPAPSILGAAPRRNDDLMFSQSSSNPGYGVSLPPGRDYATGKGIRGSSLESDYPGSLSHGGHPRIDERKDDRASYLQEFELREEARRRERLRERERDREREKEWERERERERERERERERERILERRVKERDRERKRALETRRERTPPRVSRDRRGSSLAKEGRSLRQDSPHHEALHRRHSPVKDKRREYVCKVYSTRLMDVERDYLSIDKRYPRLFIPSEFCKAVVNWPRENLHLSIHTPVSFEHDFVEEENATELKERATEMLVEEPEKSGRGNIVWNAKIILMSGLSKNALEELSSERGSDDRLSHICNILRFAVLKKDRSCMAIGGQWNPADGGDPSVDDSPLVQTALRYGKDVAKLDLQNCKHWNRFLEIHYDRIGKDGVFSHKEVTVIFVPDLSECLPSLDSWRDQWLAHKKAVAERECQLSLKKERSREKEVLKDKEMESSKHKRVDKEDKKKESASTGGAKEVKKLEQDGTNMKGNASEGKGDVNGKKLEKKDVSGGDKGRIEDKKEQVETAEVQTTGTVKTGKKKIIKKVVRQKVVGKGSSDTTTKQTDNLGDGGTKGNSETPGQEEESSADPAVVKTFVRKKVIKKVPVGKAAQNEDNIGTKVKVENETGCSEDKSDPSGSTNTSVKTIVKKKIIKRVPKRKATGVELNEGVAKSKKDGDGDEKNVGDETESVRKQTADAEKPASDVVETEKKVISKPKASKTQVSDKPTDMANSSKADAKDVKEDKKDEKGAGEKSGSVTKVEIEPDTQKIARKDNHNGTKKKLKDDEKTKDEKEKKDRDGKDESRSKSNKELKETRKPEEPPRHPGLILQTQWSKDSKLRSSSLSLDLLLDYTDKDTEESTFELSLFAETLYEKLQYQMGCRLLTFLQKLRIKFVMKRNQRKRQREIEKVEKGNDEKSSTKRLKINELPVTNQPAKSSEALSSSRSDGEKQDEEKAVIEENSSVDHVDEVKMEHIADDEEDPEEDPEEYEEMEDASPHPSNENNEEGKSNVIPVLGNEKDESKVKEQANTKAAETKAKAEADTGERKEGKVDTGKKETPRAKEVVDKELLQAFRFFDRNQVGYIRVEDMRLIIHNLGKFLSHRDVKELVQSALLESNTGRDDHILYKKLVRMTDI; encoded by the exons ATGTATTCGTCCAGAGGGGGCAATGCCTACGGACAACAGTCATATACTGGCCAATCTGCGTATGGCCAAAAT CTGGGACCTGCTTATGCTGGAAATTCTGCTGGAGGGCCTGAAGGGGGGTCGCAAGTTCCCATGGGTTCTCGGCATTCATCAATGTTAGTTGGCTCGGAGGAGGTTGATGCCAGTGGGTATAGAGCTCATCCTTCAGCTGCAGCTCATTATGGGGGACAGTATAGCTCTATCTATGGTTCAGCTGCTTTGAGCAGTGCACCTCAG GTTCCTCCAATGAGTACTAAAGGTTCTGGACCATCGGTTTTGGAAAGTCGTGGTGGTTATGTCCCAGCTAAACCAGAATCACCAAAGTTCTCATCTGGTGACTATATCTCATCTTCAAGTCATGGGTATGGTCATAAAGTTGATCAATTGTATGGTGAAAAGGCTCCTGATTATCCAGCGATAGACAGAAGGCAATTTGGTGAACGTCAGAGTGCGTATATTGGGAGGGACTTGCAAGGTGAACCAACTGGTCGATATGCCGATTCTGTTGGTTTTGGTCCTCAACATcag TCCGAGATTTATGATCGAATTGATAAGGCGGTGCTGCTTCGTCAAGAACAATTGCTGAAATCGCAATCACTGCAGTCTGCTTCTCTTGACGGGAGTGCAAG ACAAGCTGATTATCTTGCAGCGAGGGGTGCCGCTAGTCGTCATCCCACTCAAGATCTTACTTCTTTTGGAGGAAGAATGGATGCGGATCCTCGCAGTTTATCTATGCTTAGTGGTTCTTCATATGGGGGACAACCTGCTCCATCAATATTAGGGGCAGCTCCACGGAGAAATGATGATCTCATGTTTTCGCAAAGTTCCTCAAATCCTGGTTATGGAGTCAGCCTACCTCCTGGTAGGGACTATGCCACAGGAAAAGGGATTCGTGGCTCATCTCTTGAGTCAGATTATCCGGGAAGCTTGTCtcatggtggtcatccacggATTGATGAACGGAAGGATGACAGGGCTAGTTATCTTCAAGAATTTGAGCTAAGGGAGGAGGCGCGCCGTCGGGAGCGTTtgcgtgagagagagagagacagagaaaggGAGAAGGAATGGGAACGCGAACGAGAACGTGAACGAGAACGAGAAAGAGAGCGTGAACGAGAACGCATTTTGGAGCGGAGGGTGAAGGAGAGAGATCGAGAGCGGAAACGTGCACTTGAAACCAGGCGGGAACGAACTCCACCAAGAGTTTCTAGGGATCGTCGTGGTTCCTCTTTAGCAAAGGAGGGGAGATCTTTGCGACAGGATTCGCCACATCATGAAGCTTTACATAG GCGTCATTCACCTGTTAAAGATAAAAGGAGAGAATATGTCTGCAAG GTTTACTCAACCAGGCTGATGGATGTAGAAAGGGATTATCTTTCTATAGATAAACGATATCCCAGACTCTTTATACCCTCAGAGTTCTGCAAG GCCGTTGTGAACTGGCCTAGGGAGAACCTTCATCTGTCTATTCATACTCCTGTCAG TTTTGAGCATGATTTTGTTGAAGAAGAGAATGCCACTGAGCTGAAAGAGCGAGCTACTGAAATGTTGGTTGAAGAACCTGAAAAATCAGGACGTGGAAATATAGTGTGGAACGCGAAG ATTATCTTGATGAGCGGACTTAGCAAAAATGCTTTGGAAGAGCTGTCCTCTGAAAGAGGTTCCGATGATCGCTTATCACATATCTGCAATATCCTTAGGTTTGCTGTTCTCAAAAAGGACCGTTCATGCATGGCAATTGGTGGCCAGTGGAATCCTGCTGATGGTGGTGATCCATCAGTTGATGATAGCCCTTTAGTTCAAACTGCCCTAAG ATATGGAAAGGATGTTGCTAAACTTGATCTGCAGAACTGCAAGCACTGGAATCGTTTTCTTGag ATACACTATGATAGAATTGGGAAAGATGGAGTCTTCAGCCATAAAGAGGTGACTGTAATATTTGTCCCAGATTTGTCTGAATGTCTCCCTTCATTGGATTCATGGCGAGACCAATGGCTTGCTCACAAGAAAGCTGTTGCAGAAAGAGAGTGTCAACTTTCTTTGAAAAAGGag AGATCAAGGGAGAAGGAAGTTCTGAAAG ATAAGGAAATGGAATcatcaaaacacaaaagagttgacaaagaagataaaaagaaagagtcTGCATCCACTGGAGGGGCGAAGGAAGTTAAGAAACTGGAGCAAGATGGTACTAATATGAAAGGGAATGCATCTGAAGGAAAAGGTGACGTGAATGGTAAGAAGCTTGAGAAAAAAGATGTGAGTGGAGGAGACAAAGGCAGGATTGAGGATAAAAAGGAACAGGTAGAAACTGCTGAAGTTCAGACAACTGGAACTGTAAAGAccgggaagaagaagattataAAGAAGGTTGTCAGACAGAAGGTTGTTGGTAAGGGATCCAGTGATACTACAACCAAGCAAACTGACAATCTGGGTGATGGGGGGACAAAAGGAAATTCAGAGACTCCAGGTCAAGAGGAGGAATCTTCTGCTGATCCTGCTGTAGTGAAAACTTTTGTGAGGaaaaaagttattaaaaaGGTTCCAGTGGGGAAGGCTGCTCAGAATGAAGATAATATTGGCACGAAGGTGAAAGTTGAGAATGAAACCGGATGCTCTGAGGATAAATCGGATCCAAGCGGTAGTACAAATACCAGTGTGAAGACAATTGTAAAAAAGAAGATCATTAAGAGGGTGCCTAAACGGAAGGCGACTGGTGTTGAACTGAACGAAGGGGTTGCTAAGAGTAAGAAAGATGGTGATGGGGATGAAAAAAATGTTGGAGATGAAACAGAAAGTGTGAGGAAGCAAACAGCAGATGCAGAAAAGCCAGCAAGTGATGTTGtggaaacagaaaaaaaagttatttctAAACCAAAGGCTTCAAAAACACAAGTCAGTGACAAACCAACTGATATGGCGAATTCAAGTAAAGCAGATGCAAAGGATGTTAAGGAGGATAAGAAAGATGAAAAGGGAGCTGGTGAGAAGAGTGGCTCTGTGACTAAAGTGGAGATTGAGCCAGACACGCAAAAAATTGCTCGTAAGGATAACCATAATGGCacgaagaaaaaattgaaagatgatgagaaaacaaaagatgagaaagagaaaaaagacagAGATGGAAAAGATGAGTCTAGAAGCAAATCAAATAAAGAACTGAAAGAAACGAGAAAGCCTGAAGAACCTCCTCGACACCCTGGATTAATTCTACAAACACAGTGGAGCAAGGATTCTAAA CTGCGTTCATCATCACTTTCACTTGATTTACTATTAGATTATACCGACAAGGACACTGAAGAATCAACGTTTGAG CTTTCACTGTTTGCTGAAACGCTTTATGAAAAGCTTCAGTATCAGATGGGATGCCGTCTTTTGACATTTCTACAG AAGCTGCGAATAAAATTTGTGATGAAAAGAAACCAACGTAAGAGGCAACGAGAAATAGAAAAAGTTGAGAAAGGAAATGATGAAAAATCATCAACGAAGCGTCTGAAGATAAATGAGCTCCCTGTGACGAACCAGCCTGCTAAGTCATCCGAAGCATTGAGTTCATCTCGGTCAGATGGAGAGaaacaagatgaagaaaaagctGTTATTGAGGAGAATAGTTCTGTTGATCATGTTGATGAGGTTAAGATGGAGCATAtagcagatgatgaagaagacccAGAGGAAGATCCAGAAGAATATGAAGAAATGGAGGATGCTAGTCCTCATCCCTCTAATGAGAATAATGAAGAGGGGAAAAGCAATGTGATTCCTGTGCTTGGAAACGAGAAGGACGAATCCAAAGTTAAGGAACAAGCTAACACGAAGGCCGCAGAAACAAAGGCCAAGGCCGAAGCAGATACAGGTGAAAGAAAAGAGGGGAAGGTGGATacaggaaagaaagaaactccCAGGGCAAAGGAGGTTGTGGACAAGGAACTATTGCAG GCTTTTAGGTTCTTCGACAGGAATCAAGTTGGCTACATTAGG GTTGAAGATATGAGATTGATAATCCACAATTTGGGAAAATTCCTTTCCCACAGGGATGTCAAG GAACTTGTGCAGAGTGCATTATTAGAGAGCAACACCGGAAGGGATGACCACATTCTTTACAAGAAACTGGTGCGAATGACTGACATTTGA